A part of Andrena cerasifolii isolate SP2316 chromosome 10, iyAndCera1_principal, whole genome shotgun sequence genomic DNA contains:
- the Bbc gene encoding choline/ethanolaminephosphotransferase 1 bbc isoform X5: MQFYKEKLLSPGQLKRLTEHKYSCTTNSLLDGLLQPWWDWLVSKVPLWLAPNLITILGLIVNIVTTLILVYYSPDAKVETPRWACFLCALGLFIYQSLDAIDGKQARRTGTSTPLGELFDHGCDSISTVFVALSACIAVQLGYYPTWMFFQCFCAMTLFYCAHWQTYVSGSLRFGKVDVTEAQFTIIAIHLISAIFGPKVWMMEMPVLGVGTVSNYVAVLFYAGYIHVFLEFCKVFESGGIGKNGSTIALPYTGTEVKVFPLWAAVGIAILLAQSSISVILAGGVGKNGSTVAGTSVLSPIIPFSFVVVPAFIIYRKSAEHVYENHPALYILAFGMVAAKVTNRLVVAHMTKNEMQYLDSSLIGPAMLFLNQYFNFFIKEYYVLWLCFIWVTLDLLRYSAQICLEICDHLKIKLFRIPLGDHRTSQVSNTAEKNVRMMVEQEPLLDEDYHHGSDITLDL; the protein is encoded by the exons atgcagttttataagGAAAAGCTACTGTCGCCGGGCCAACTGAAACGCCTTACCGAGCACAAATACAGTTGCACGACCAATAGTCTTCTGGATGGGCTGCTTCAACCTTGGTGGGACTGGCTTGTTAGCAAAGTTCCACTTTGGCTGGCACCCAACTTGATCACCATCCTGGGACTTATCGTCAACATCGTCACTACGTTAATCCTCGTTTATTACAGCCCCGATGCTAAAGTTGAG ACGCCTAGATGGGCATGTTTTCTCTGCGCGCTTGGCCTTTTCATCTATCAGAGTTTAGACGCCATAGATGGCAAACAGGCTAGAAGAACAGGGACTTCCACTCCGTTGGGCGAACTGTTTGATCATGGATGTGACTCCATATCAACGG TGTTTGTTGCCCTATCGGCGTGCATAGCGGTACAACTAGGATATTACCCAACATGGATGTTTTTCCAGTGCTTTTGTGCTATGACTCTTTTTTATTGTGCTCATTGGCAAACTTATGTTTCAG GTTCGCTGAGGTTTGGCAAGGTAGATGTCACGGAAGCCCAGTTTACCATTATAGCCATTCATCTAATTTCTGCAATCTTTGGACCTAAAGTGTGGATGATGGAG ATGCCAGTGCTTGGTGTAGGCACAGTCAGTAACTACGTAGCAGTGTTATTTTATGCAGGCTACATTCATGTATTCCTTGAATTCTGTAAAGTGTTTGAATCCGGTGGGATTGGAAAGAATGGTTCCACGATTGCA TTGCCATACACTGGCACAGAGGTCAAGGTGTTTCCATTATGGGCTGCTGTGGGCATCGCTATTTTACTTGCACAGAGCAGTATATCCGTCATTCTTGCCGGTGGTGTCGGAAAGAATGGCTCCACCGTCGCA GGAACATCAGTTTTATCTCCAATTATTCCATTTAGTTTTGTGGTAGTACCAGCttttataatttatagaaaaagTGCTGAGCACGTATACGAAAATCATCCTGCATTGTATATACTTGCATTTGGAATGGTCGCAGCCAAAGTTACCAATCGATTAGTG GTTGCACATATGACAAAAAATGAAATGCAATATTTAGACAGTTCGCTGATCGGACCAGCAATGCTGTTCCTGAATCagtatttcaatttctttatcAAAGAATATTACGTTCTTTGGCTGTGCTTT ATTTGGGTTACTCTGGATTTGCTCCGATACAGTGCTCAAATTTGTCTTGAAATCTGCGATCACCTGAAGATCAAACTATTTAGGATACCATTAGGGGATCATCGGACCAGCCAGGTTTCTAACACAGCTGAAAAGAATG TTCGCATGATGGTGGAACAAGAGCCTCTGTTAGACGAGGACTATCATCACGGATCTGATATCACCCTCGACCTATGA
- the Bbc gene encoding choline/ethanolaminephosphotransferase 1 bbc isoform X1, with the protein MQFYKEKLLSPGQLKRLTEHKYSCTTNSLLDGLLQPWWDWLVSKVPLWLAPNLITILGLIVNIVTTLILVYYSPDAKVETPRWACFLCALGLFIYQSLDAIDGKQARRTGTSTPLGELFDHGCDSISTVFVALSACIAVQLGYYPTWMFFQCFCAMTLFYCAHWQTYVSGSLRFGKVDVTEAQFTIIAIHLISAIFGPKVWMMEIPYIDGFMFKYLIGVMTVICALANLYSIFSVIFTGGVGKNGSTVAMPVLGVGTVSNYVAVLFYAGYIHVFLEFCKVFESGGIGKNGSTIALPYTGTEVKVFPLWAAVGIAILLAQSSISVILAGGVGKNGSTVAGTSVLSPIIPFSFVVVPAFIIYRKSAEHVYENHPALYILAFGMVAAKVTNRLVVAHMTKNEMQYLDSSLIGPAMLFLNQYFNFFIKEYYVLWLCFIWVTLDLLRYSAQICLEICDHLKIKLFRIPLGDHRTSQVSNTAEKNVRMMVEQEPLLDEDYHHGSDITLDL; encoded by the exons atgcagttttataagGAAAAGCTACTGTCGCCGGGCCAACTGAAACGCCTTACCGAGCACAAATACAGTTGCACGACCAATAGTCTTCTGGATGGGCTGCTTCAACCTTGGTGGGACTGGCTTGTTAGCAAAGTTCCACTTTGGCTGGCACCCAACTTGATCACCATCCTGGGACTTATCGTCAACATCGTCACTACGTTAATCCTCGTTTATTACAGCCCCGATGCTAAAGTTGAG ACGCCTAGATGGGCATGTTTTCTCTGCGCGCTTGGCCTTTTCATCTATCAGAGTTTAGACGCCATAGATGGCAAACAGGCTAGAAGAACAGGGACTTCCACTCCGTTGGGCGAACTGTTTGATCATGGATGTGACTCCATATCAACGG TGTTTGTTGCCCTATCGGCGTGCATAGCGGTACAACTAGGATATTACCCAACATGGATGTTTTTCCAGTGCTTTTGTGCTATGACTCTTTTTTATTGTGCTCATTGGCAAACTTATGTTTCAG GTTCGCTGAGGTTTGGCAAGGTAGATGTCACGGAAGCCCAGTTTACCATTATAGCCATTCATCTAATTTCTGCAATCTTTGGACCTAAAGTGTGGATGATGGAG ATACCATACATAGATGGTTTTATGTTTAAGTATTTAATAGGAGTTATGACAGTGATTTGTGCACTGGCAAACTTGTATTCCATCTTTTCGGTGATTTTCACCGGAGGAGTGGGCAAGAATGGTTCAACTGTGGCT ATGCCAGTGCTTGGTGTAGGCACAGTCAGTAACTACGTAGCAGTGTTATTTTATGCAGGCTACATTCATGTATTCCTTGAATTCTGTAAAGTGTTTGAATCCGGTGGGATTGGAAAGAATGGTTCCACGATTGCA TTGCCATACACTGGCACAGAGGTCAAGGTGTTTCCATTATGGGCTGCTGTGGGCATCGCTATTTTACTTGCACAGAGCAGTATATCCGTCATTCTTGCCGGTGGTGTCGGAAAGAATGGCTCCACCGTCGCA GGAACATCAGTTTTATCTCCAATTATTCCATTTAGTTTTGTGGTAGTACCAGCttttataatttatagaaaaagTGCTGAGCACGTATACGAAAATCATCCTGCATTGTATATACTTGCATTTGGAATGGTCGCAGCCAAAGTTACCAATCGATTAGTG GTTGCACATATGACAAAAAATGAAATGCAATATTTAGACAGTTCGCTGATCGGACCAGCAATGCTGTTCCTGAATCagtatttcaatttctttatcAAAGAATATTACGTTCTTTGGCTGTGCTTT ATTTGGGTTACTCTGGATTTGCTCCGATACAGTGCTCAAATTTGTCTTGAAATCTGCGATCACCTGAAGATCAAACTATTTAGGATACCATTAGGGGATCATCGGACCAGCCAGGTTTCTAACACAGCTGAAAAGAATG TTCGCATGATGGTGGAACAAGAGCCTCTGTTAGACGAGGACTATCATCACGGATCTGATATCACCCTCGACCTATGA
- the Bbc gene encoding choline/ethanolaminephosphotransferase 1 bbc isoform X4 encodes MQFYKEKLLSPGQLKRLTEHKYSCTTNSLLDGLLQPWWDWLVSKVPLWLAPNLITILGLIVNIVTTLILVYYSPDAKVETPRWACFLCALGLFIYQSLDAIDGKQARRTGTSTPLGELFDHGCDSISTVFVALSACIAVQLGYYPTWMFFQCFCAMTLFYCAHWQTYVSGSLRFGKVDVTEAQFTIIAIHLISAIFGPKVWMMEIPYIDGFMFKYLIGVMTVICALANLYSIFSVIFTGGVGKNGSTVAMPVLGVGTVSNYVAVLFYAGYIHVFLEFCKVFESGGIGKNGSTIAGTSVLSPIIPFSFVVVPAFIIYRKSAEHVYENHPALYILAFGMVAAKVTNRLVVAHMTKNEMQYLDSSLIGPAMLFLNQYFNFFIKEYYVLWLCFIWVTLDLLRYSAQICLEICDHLKIKLFRIPLGDHRTSQVSNTAEKNVRMMVEQEPLLDEDYHHGSDITLDL; translated from the exons atgcagttttataagGAAAAGCTACTGTCGCCGGGCCAACTGAAACGCCTTACCGAGCACAAATACAGTTGCACGACCAATAGTCTTCTGGATGGGCTGCTTCAACCTTGGTGGGACTGGCTTGTTAGCAAAGTTCCACTTTGGCTGGCACCCAACTTGATCACCATCCTGGGACTTATCGTCAACATCGTCACTACGTTAATCCTCGTTTATTACAGCCCCGATGCTAAAGTTGAG ACGCCTAGATGGGCATGTTTTCTCTGCGCGCTTGGCCTTTTCATCTATCAGAGTTTAGACGCCATAGATGGCAAACAGGCTAGAAGAACAGGGACTTCCACTCCGTTGGGCGAACTGTTTGATCATGGATGTGACTCCATATCAACGG TGTTTGTTGCCCTATCGGCGTGCATAGCGGTACAACTAGGATATTACCCAACATGGATGTTTTTCCAGTGCTTTTGTGCTATGACTCTTTTTTATTGTGCTCATTGGCAAACTTATGTTTCAG GTTCGCTGAGGTTTGGCAAGGTAGATGTCACGGAAGCCCAGTTTACCATTATAGCCATTCATCTAATTTCTGCAATCTTTGGACCTAAAGTGTGGATGATGGAG ATACCATACATAGATGGTTTTATGTTTAAGTATTTAATAGGAGTTATGACAGTGATTTGTGCACTGGCAAACTTGTATTCCATCTTTTCGGTGATTTTCACCGGAGGAGTGGGCAAGAATGGTTCAACTGTGGCT ATGCCAGTGCTTGGTGTAGGCACAGTCAGTAACTACGTAGCAGTGTTATTTTATGCAGGCTACATTCATGTATTCCTTGAATTCTGTAAAGTGTTTGAATCCGGTGGGATTGGAAAGAATGGTTCCACGATTGCA GGAACATCAGTTTTATCTCCAATTATTCCATTTAGTTTTGTGGTAGTACCAGCttttataatttatagaaaaagTGCTGAGCACGTATACGAAAATCATCCTGCATTGTATATACTTGCATTTGGAATGGTCGCAGCCAAAGTTACCAATCGATTAGTG GTTGCACATATGACAAAAAATGAAATGCAATATTTAGACAGTTCGCTGATCGGACCAGCAATGCTGTTCCTGAATCagtatttcaatttctttatcAAAGAATATTACGTTCTTTGGCTGTGCTTT ATTTGGGTTACTCTGGATTTGCTCCGATACAGTGCTCAAATTTGTCTTGAAATCTGCGATCACCTGAAGATCAAACTATTTAGGATACCATTAGGGGATCATCGGACCAGCCAGGTTTCTAACACAGCTGAAAAGAATG TTCGCATGATGGTGGAACAAGAGCCTCTGTTAGACGAGGACTATCATCACGGATCTGATATCACCCTCGACCTATGA
- the Bbc gene encoding choline/ethanolaminephosphotransferase 1 bbc isoform X7, translating into MQFYKEKLLSPGQLKRLTEHKYSCTTNSLLDGLLQPWWDWLVSKVPLWLAPNLITILGLIVNIVTTLILVYYSPDAKVETPRWACFLCALGLFIYQSLDAIDGKQARRTGTSTPLGELFDHGCDSISTVFVALSACIAVQLGYYPTWMFFQCFCAMTLFYCAHWQTYVSGSLRFGKVDVTEAQFTIIAIHLISAIFGPKVWMMEMPVLGVGTVSNYVAVLFYAGYIHVFLEFCKVFESGGIGKNGSTIAGTSVLSPIIPFSFVVVPAFIIYRKSAEHVYENHPALYILAFGMVAAKVTNRLVVAHMTKNEMQYLDSSLIGPAMLFLNQYFNFFIKEYYVLWLCFIWVTLDLLRYSAQICLEICDHLKIKLFRIPLGDHRTSQVSNTAEKNVRMMVEQEPLLDEDYHHGSDITLDL; encoded by the exons atgcagttttataagGAAAAGCTACTGTCGCCGGGCCAACTGAAACGCCTTACCGAGCACAAATACAGTTGCACGACCAATAGTCTTCTGGATGGGCTGCTTCAACCTTGGTGGGACTGGCTTGTTAGCAAAGTTCCACTTTGGCTGGCACCCAACTTGATCACCATCCTGGGACTTATCGTCAACATCGTCACTACGTTAATCCTCGTTTATTACAGCCCCGATGCTAAAGTTGAG ACGCCTAGATGGGCATGTTTTCTCTGCGCGCTTGGCCTTTTCATCTATCAGAGTTTAGACGCCATAGATGGCAAACAGGCTAGAAGAACAGGGACTTCCACTCCGTTGGGCGAACTGTTTGATCATGGATGTGACTCCATATCAACGG TGTTTGTTGCCCTATCGGCGTGCATAGCGGTACAACTAGGATATTACCCAACATGGATGTTTTTCCAGTGCTTTTGTGCTATGACTCTTTTTTATTGTGCTCATTGGCAAACTTATGTTTCAG GTTCGCTGAGGTTTGGCAAGGTAGATGTCACGGAAGCCCAGTTTACCATTATAGCCATTCATCTAATTTCTGCAATCTTTGGACCTAAAGTGTGGATGATGGAG ATGCCAGTGCTTGGTGTAGGCACAGTCAGTAACTACGTAGCAGTGTTATTTTATGCAGGCTACATTCATGTATTCCTTGAATTCTGTAAAGTGTTTGAATCCGGTGGGATTGGAAAGAATGGTTCCACGATTGCA GGAACATCAGTTTTATCTCCAATTATTCCATTTAGTTTTGTGGTAGTACCAGCttttataatttatagaaaaagTGCTGAGCACGTATACGAAAATCATCCTGCATTGTATATACTTGCATTTGGAATGGTCGCAGCCAAAGTTACCAATCGATTAGTG GTTGCACATATGACAAAAAATGAAATGCAATATTTAGACAGTTCGCTGATCGGACCAGCAATGCTGTTCCTGAATCagtatttcaatttctttatcAAAGAATATTACGTTCTTTGGCTGTGCTTT ATTTGGGTTACTCTGGATTTGCTCCGATACAGTGCTCAAATTTGTCTTGAAATCTGCGATCACCTGAAGATCAAACTATTTAGGATACCATTAGGGGATCATCGGACCAGCCAGGTTTCTAACACAGCTGAAAAGAATG TTCGCATGATGGTGGAACAAGAGCCTCTGTTAGACGAGGACTATCATCACGGATCTGATATCACCCTCGACCTATGA
- the Bbc gene encoding choline/ethanolaminephosphotransferase 1 bbc isoform X8, which yields MQFYKEKLLSPGQLKRLTEHKYSCTTNSLLDGLLQPWWDWLVSKVPLWLAPNLITILGLIVNIVTTLILVYYSPDAKVETPRWACFLCALGLFIYQSLDAIDGKQARRTGTSTPLGELFDHGCDSISTVFVALSACIAVQLGYYPTWMFFQCFCAMTLFYCAHWQTYVSGSLRFGKVDVTEAQFTIIAIHLISAIFGPKVWMMELPYTGTEVKVFPLWAAVGIAILLAQSSISVILAGGVGKNGSTVAGTSVLSPIIPFSFVVVPAFIIYRKSAEHVYENHPALYILAFGMVAAKVTNRLVVAHMTKNEMQYLDSSLIGPAMLFLNQYFNFFIKEYYVLWLCFIWVTLDLLRYSAQICLEICDHLKIKLFRIPLGDHRTSQVSNTAEKNVRMMVEQEPLLDEDYHHGSDITLDL from the exons atgcagttttataagGAAAAGCTACTGTCGCCGGGCCAACTGAAACGCCTTACCGAGCACAAATACAGTTGCACGACCAATAGTCTTCTGGATGGGCTGCTTCAACCTTGGTGGGACTGGCTTGTTAGCAAAGTTCCACTTTGGCTGGCACCCAACTTGATCACCATCCTGGGACTTATCGTCAACATCGTCACTACGTTAATCCTCGTTTATTACAGCCCCGATGCTAAAGTTGAG ACGCCTAGATGGGCATGTTTTCTCTGCGCGCTTGGCCTTTTCATCTATCAGAGTTTAGACGCCATAGATGGCAAACAGGCTAGAAGAACAGGGACTTCCACTCCGTTGGGCGAACTGTTTGATCATGGATGTGACTCCATATCAACGG TGTTTGTTGCCCTATCGGCGTGCATAGCGGTACAACTAGGATATTACCCAACATGGATGTTTTTCCAGTGCTTTTGTGCTATGACTCTTTTTTATTGTGCTCATTGGCAAACTTATGTTTCAG GTTCGCTGAGGTTTGGCAAGGTAGATGTCACGGAAGCCCAGTTTACCATTATAGCCATTCATCTAATTTCTGCAATCTTTGGACCTAAAGTGTGGATGATGGAG TTGCCATACACTGGCACAGAGGTCAAGGTGTTTCCATTATGGGCTGCTGTGGGCATCGCTATTTTACTTGCACAGAGCAGTATATCCGTCATTCTTGCCGGTGGTGTCGGAAAGAATGGCTCCACCGTCGCA GGAACATCAGTTTTATCTCCAATTATTCCATTTAGTTTTGTGGTAGTACCAGCttttataatttatagaaaaagTGCTGAGCACGTATACGAAAATCATCCTGCATTGTATATACTTGCATTTGGAATGGTCGCAGCCAAAGTTACCAATCGATTAGTG GTTGCACATATGACAAAAAATGAAATGCAATATTTAGACAGTTCGCTGATCGGACCAGCAATGCTGTTCCTGAATCagtatttcaatttctttatcAAAGAATATTACGTTCTTTGGCTGTGCTTT ATTTGGGTTACTCTGGATTTGCTCCGATACAGTGCTCAAATTTGTCTTGAAATCTGCGATCACCTGAAGATCAAACTATTTAGGATACCATTAGGGGATCATCGGACCAGCCAGGTTTCTAACACAGCTGAAAAGAATG TTCGCATGATGGTGGAACAAGAGCCTCTGTTAGACGAGGACTATCATCACGGATCTGATATCACCCTCGACCTATGA
- the Bbc gene encoding choline/ethanolaminephosphotransferase 1 bbc isoform X6, with amino-acid sequence MQFYKEKLLSPGQLKRLTEHKYSCTTNSLLDGLLQPWWDWLVSKVPLWLAPNLITILGLIVNIVTTLILVYYSPDAKVETPRWACFLCALGLFIYQSLDAIDGKQARRTGTSTPLGELFDHGCDSISTVFVALSACIAVQLGYYPTWMFFQCFCAMTLFYCAHWQTYVSGSLRFGKVDVTEAQFTIIAIHLISAIFGPKVWMMEIPYIDGFMFKYLIGVMTVICALANLYSIFSVIFTGGVGKNGSTVAGTSVLSPIIPFSFVVVPAFIIYRKSAEHVYENHPALYILAFGMVAAKVTNRLVVAHMTKNEMQYLDSSLIGPAMLFLNQYFNFFIKEYYVLWLCFIWVTLDLLRYSAQICLEICDHLKIKLFRIPLGDHRTSQVSNTAEKNVRMMVEQEPLLDEDYHHGSDITLDL; translated from the exons atgcagttttataagGAAAAGCTACTGTCGCCGGGCCAACTGAAACGCCTTACCGAGCACAAATACAGTTGCACGACCAATAGTCTTCTGGATGGGCTGCTTCAACCTTGGTGGGACTGGCTTGTTAGCAAAGTTCCACTTTGGCTGGCACCCAACTTGATCACCATCCTGGGACTTATCGTCAACATCGTCACTACGTTAATCCTCGTTTATTACAGCCCCGATGCTAAAGTTGAG ACGCCTAGATGGGCATGTTTTCTCTGCGCGCTTGGCCTTTTCATCTATCAGAGTTTAGACGCCATAGATGGCAAACAGGCTAGAAGAACAGGGACTTCCACTCCGTTGGGCGAACTGTTTGATCATGGATGTGACTCCATATCAACGG TGTTTGTTGCCCTATCGGCGTGCATAGCGGTACAACTAGGATATTACCCAACATGGATGTTTTTCCAGTGCTTTTGTGCTATGACTCTTTTTTATTGTGCTCATTGGCAAACTTATGTTTCAG GTTCGCTGAGGTTTGGCAAGGTAGATGTCACGGAAGCCCAGTTTACCATTATAGCCATTCATCTAATTTCTGCAATCTTTGGACCTAAAGTGTGGATGATGGAG ATACCATACATAGATGGTTTTATGTTTAAGTATTTAATAGGAGTTATGACAGTGATTTGTGCACTGGCAAACTTGTATTCCATCTTTTCGGTGATTTTCACCGGAGGAGTGGGCAAGAATGGTTCAACTGTGGCT GGAACATCAGTTTTATCTCCAATTATTCCATTTAGTTTTGTGGTAGTACCAGCttttataatttatagaaaaagTGCTGAGCACGTATACGAAAATCATCCTGCATTGTATATACTTGCATTTGGAATGGTCGCAGCCAAAGTTACCAATCGATTAGTG GTTGCACATATGACAAAAAATGAAATGCAATATTTAGACAGTTCGCTGATCGGACCAGCAATGCTGTTCCTGAATCagtatttcaatttctttatcAAAGAATATTACGTTCTTTGGCTGTGCTTT ATTTGGGTTACTCTGGATTTGCTCCGATACAGTGCTCAAATTTGTCTTGAAATCTGCGATCACCTGAAGATCAAACTATTTAGGATACCATTAGGGGATCATCGGACCAGCCAGGTTTCTAACACAGCTGAAAAGAATG TTCGCATGATGGTGGAACAAGAGCCTCTGTTAGACGAGGACTATCATCACGGATCTGATATCACCCTCGACCTATGA
- the Bbc gene encoding choline/ethanolaminephosphotransferase 1 bbc isoform X2 — MQFYKEKLLSPGQLKRLTEHKYSCTTNSLLDGLLQPWWDWLVSKVPLWLAPNLITILGLIVNIVTTLILVYYSPDAKVETPRWACFLCALGLFIYQSLDAIDGKQARRTGTSTPLGELFDHGCDSISTVFVALSACIAVQLGYYPTWMFFQCFCAMTLFYCAHWQTYVSGSLRFGKVDVTEAQFTIIAIHLISAIFGPKVWMMEIPYIDGFMFKYLIGVMTVICALANLYSIFSVIFTGGVGKNGSTVAMPVLGVGTVSNYVAVLFYAGYIHVFLEFCKVFESGGIGKNGSTIALPYTGTEVKVFPLWAAVGIAILLAQSSISVILAGGVGKNGSTVAGTSVLSPIIPFSFVVVPAFIIYRKSAEHVYENHPALYILAFGMVAAKVTNRLVVAHMTKNEMQYLDSSLIGPAMLFLNQYFNFFIKEYYVLWLCFIWVTLDLLRYSAQICLEICDHLKIKLFRIPLGDHRTSQVSNTAEKNDSGCSSKQSMT, encoded by the exons atgcagttttataagGAAAAGCTACTGTCGCCGGGCCAACTGAAACGCCTTACCGAGCACAAATACAGTTGCACGACCAATAGTCTTCTGGATGGGCTGCTTCAACCTTGGTGGGACTGGCTTGTTAGCAAAGTTCCACTTTGGCTGGCACCCAACTTGATCACCATCCTGGGACTTATCGTCAACATCGTCACTACGTTAATCCTCGTTTATTACAGCCCCGATGCTAAAGTTGAG ACGCCTAGATGGGCATGTTTTCTCTGCGCGCTTGGCCTTTTCATCTATCAGAGTTTAGACGCCATAGATGGCAAACAGGCTAGAAGAACAGGGACTTCCACTCCGTTGGGCGAACTGTTTGATCATGGATGTGACTCCATATCAACGG TGTTTGTTGCCCTATCGGCGTGCATAGCGGTACAACTAGGATATTACCCAACATGGATGTTTTTCCAGTGCTTTTGTGCTATGACTCTTTTTTATTGTGCTCATTGGCAAACTTATGTTTCAG GTTCGCTGAGGTTTGGCAAGGTAGATGTCACGGAAGCCCAGTTTACCATTATAGCCATTCATCTAATTTCTGCAATCTTTGGACCTAAAGTGTGGATGATGGAG ATACCATACATAGATGGTTTTATGTTTAAGTATTTAATAGGAGTTATGACAGTGATTTGTGCACTGGCAAACTTGTATTCCATCTTTTCGGTGATTTTCACCGGAGGAGTGGGCAAGAATGGTTCAACTGTGGCT ATGCCAGTGCTTGGTGTAGGCACAGTCAGTAACTACGTAGCAGTGTTATTTTATGCAGGCTACATTCATGTATTCCTTGAATTCTGTAAAGTGTTTGAATCCGGTGGGATTGGAAAGAATGGTTCCACGATTGCA TTGCCATACACTGGCACAGAGGTCAAGGTGTTTCCATTATGGGCTGCTGTGGGCATCGCTATTTTACTTGCACAGAGCAGTATATCCGTCATTCTTGCCGGTGGTGTCGGAAAGAATGGCTCCACCGTCGCA GGAACATCAGTTTTATCTCCAATTATTCCATTTAGTTTTGTGGTAGTACCAGCttttataatttatagaaaaagTGCTGAGCACGTATACGAAAATCATCCTGCATTGTATATACTTGCATTTGGAATGGTCGCAGCCAAAGTTACCAATCGATTAGTG GTTGCACATATGACAAAAAATGAAATGCAATATTTAGACAGTTCGCTGATCGGACCAGCAATGCTGTTCCTGAATCagtatttcaatttctttatcAAAGAATATTACGTTCTTTGGCTGTGCTTT ATTTGGGTTACTCTGGATTTGCTCCGATACAGTGCTCAAATTTGTCTTGAAATCTGCGATCACCTGAAGATCAAACTATTTAGGATACCATTAGGGGATCATCGGACCAGCCAGGTTTCTAACACAGCTGAAAAGAATG ATTCAGGATGTTCGTCAAAGCAAAGTATGACCTAA